GCCGAGCCTCTCGGGTACCGTGCGGTCACCCCGGGGACCGGGGCCACTAGCTCAACTGGCAGAGCACCGGGCTTTTAACCCGTTGGTTCAGGGTTCGAGTCCCTGGTGGCCCACCCCCGGCCGGCGGGCGCTCAGACGAGGCCCAGCTCCCGGACCGCGTCGCGCTCCTCGGCCAGCTCGGCGGCCGAGGCGTCGATGCGGGGGCGGGAGAAGTCGTCGATGTCCAGGCCCTGGACGATCTCCCACTCCCCGTCCCTGGTGGTGCACGGGAACGACGAGACCAGGCCCTCGGGCACGCCGTAGCTGCCGTCGGACACCACGGCCATCGACACCCAGTCGCCCTCGGGGGTGCCCTGCACCCAGTCGCGGACGTGGTCGATGGCGGCGCTGGCCGCGCTGGCCGCCGAGGACGCCCCCCGGGCCTCGATGATGGCCGCGCCCCGCTTGGCCACGGTGGGGATGTAGGTGTCGGCCACCCAGGCCTCGTCGCCCACCGCGTCGAAGGCGCTCTGCCCGTTCACCTGGGCGTGGACCAGGTCCGGGTACTGGGTGGTGGAGTGGTTGCCCCAGATGGTCATCTTGGTGACGTCGTTGACGCTGACCCCCAGGCGGGCCGCCAGCTGGGCCTTGGCCCGGTTGTGGTCCAGGCGGGTCATGGCCGTGATGCGCCGGGGGTCGAGGCCCTCGGCGTTGGCCAGGGCGATGAGGGCGTTCGTGTTGGCCGGGTTGCCGACCACCAGGGCCCTGACCTCCGGCTTGGCCGCCCGGGCCAGGGCCTGGCCCTGGGGGCCGAAGATGCCGCCGTTGGCCCCCAGCAGGTCGGCCCGCTCCATGCCGGCCTTGCGGGGCATGGCCCCCACGAAGAACACGATGTCGGCGTCGCCGAAGGCCACCTCGGCGTCGTCGGTGCGCACCGTGTCGGCCAGCAGGGGGAAGGCGCAGTCGTCCAGCTCCATGGCCACGCCCTCCAGGGCGCCCAGGGCCGGGGTGATCTCCAGCATCTGGAGGACGATCGGCGTGTCCGGCCCGAGCAGCGCCCCGCTGGCGATGCGGAACAACAGGCCGTAGCCGATCTGGCCGGCGGCCCCGGTGACGGCGACGCGGACGGGCTCGGTGGTCATGCGATCAGGTCTCCTGGGAGGGGGCGGGAGGATCCGCTCGGAGGTTACCGAGGGCCCTCGGCACGCTCGACATCGACGCGCCGCCCCGCCCACCGCCCTCCCGGGGGCGCGCTCCCACCCTCGGGCGGCTCAGGCCGGGACCTGCTCCCGGGGGTCGTCGACGGCGGGGGCCGGTGGCTCCGGGGCCGGGGCGGCCTCGAAGTCGGCGGGGTCGGGCCGGCGGGTGCGCCACCAGTAGCGGTACGTGTAGGTCGACCAGTTGTTGGTGATGCGCCCGGAGGCCGTCTTGTACCAGCTGTGGCAGGCCCCGCCCCAGACCGTGCGCCGGAGCTCCTCGTCCAGCCTCGTGTTGGAGGCGGCCTGGGCCTCGGGCCGCACGTCCACCCAGGCCAGGCCATCCACGGCCAGGCGCCGGATGCAGCGCAGGGCGTAGCCGATCTGGCGCTCCAGCATGAAGATGATCGAGTTGTGGCCCAGGTTGGTGTTGGGCCCGTAGAGCATGAACAGGTTGGGGAAGCCGGCCACGGTGATGCCGAGGTGGGCCCGGGCGCCGTCGCACCACTCGTCGGCCAGCACCTTGCCGACCCGGCCGGTGACGTGGATGGGGGCCAGGAAGTCGGTGGCCCGGAAACCGGTCCCGAAGATCAGCGTGTCGACCGGGTGGCGGGTGTCTCCGGCCACCACCGCGTCGGGCTCGACCCGGTCGATGGGGTCGGTCACCACCCGGACGTGCGGGCGGTGCAGGGTGGGGTACCAGTCGTTGGAGATCAGGATGCGCCGGCAGCCCAGCGGGTCGTCAGGGACCACCGCGCTCTCGGGGAGGCCCGGGGTGACGACCTTGCGGAGCCCGTGGCGGAACCGCTCCTGCCCGAGCCGGCCCAGCCGGGAGCCGTCCTTGAAGGCGACGAAGCGCCACTCGAACCGCAGGTAGACCGAGGCCCGGTAGGCCAGGCGAGCCAGGGCGAAGCGTCGGAGGATCCACCGGGACCGCTCCCCGATGGGCCCGTCGGGCTTGGGGGCCACGTAGTTGACGCTGCGCTGGAACAGGGTGAGCGAGCCCACCTGCTCGGCGATGGCGGGCACGAACTGGATGGCGCTGGCCCCGATGCCGACCACGCCCACGTGGCGGCCGGTCAGGTCCAGGTCGTGGTCCCACCGGGCCGAGTGGAAGGCCGGCCCGGCGAAGGTCTCCAGGCCGGGCAGGGCCGGGACGTAGGGGCGGTTGAGCTGGCCGGTGGCGGCCACCACCGCCTCGACCTCGTGGCTGGTCCCGTCGGCCAGGGCGACGGTCCACGTCGCCGTGTCGTCGTCGAAGGCCAGGCTGGTCACCTCGGCGCCGAAGCGGATCAGCCGGCGCACGTCGAAGTCGTCGGCCGTGCGCTCCAGGTGGCCGAGGATCTCGGCCTGCTCGGGGAACCTGCGGGTCCACCCCGGGTTGGGGGCGAAGGACAGCGAGTACAGGTGGGACGGCACGTCGCAGCCGGAGCCGGGGTAGGTGTTGTCGCGCCAGGTGCCACCCAGGCGGTCGGCCTTCTCGAACACGGTGACGTCGGTGATGCCGGCCTGCTGCAGTCGGATGGCCATGCCCAGGCCCCCGAAGCCGCTGCCGATGACGGCCACCCGGGGGGTGGGCACGCCGGGGGGGACGGGCACCGGCCGGCGCCGGGTGGCGGCGCCGGCCGTGGCGAGGGCGCGACGCCCGAGGTCGCTCCAGCGGGCCATGTCCCGGACCGTACCGCCGCCGCACCGACTTGACCAGTGGGTCAAGTTGGTGCCGGCCCGGAGGGTGGCGGTCAGAGGCGGTGGGTGACGAGGTCGACCACCGGGCGGCCGGCGGCCCGGGCCGCCGCCTCGTAGGCGGTGACGGGGCGGTCGGGTCGGGCCGCCGACGGGGATCCCAGGCGCCGCTCGGCGGCCAGGACGGCGCGCACCTGCTCGGCGTAGGGCGCCCAGTCGGTGGCCACCTGCAGCACCCCGCCCGGGGCCAGGACGTCGGCCACCCGGGCCACGAAGGCCCCGTCGACCAGGCGTCGCGGCCAGTGGCGGCGCTTGGGCCAGGGATCGGGGAACAGGACCCGCACGGCGGACAGGTCGCCGGGCCCGGCCCCGGCCAGCAGGTCCCGGGCGTCGCCCTCGTGGACCCGCACGTTGTCCAGCTCGGCCGCGTCGATGCCGGCCAGCAGGCGGGCCAGGCCGGGCCGGTGGAGCTCGACGGCCACCACGTCCTGATCGGGGTGGGCGCGGGCCCAGGCCACGGTGGCCTCCCCCGTGCCCGTCCCGACGTCGAGCAGCCGGGGGGCCCGCCGCCCGAACGACCGGTCGAGCCATGTCCCCAGCGGGCTCGCGGCGGCATCACCCAGGGCGTAGCGGGGCGCCAGCTCGACCAGGGCCCGGGCCTTGGTGGCCGACATCCGGCCCCGCTGCTTGGTGGTGGTCCGCACCCGGCCCCGGGCCGACCCTCCCGGCTCGCCCGACGCATCGGCCCCACCCCCCACCCCGGCCTCGTCCGGGTCGCCGGCCCGGCCTCCTGCCCCGGACCGAGGGTCGGCAGGGCCCGTCGGGGTGGCGACCGGTGGCGTGACGGCGGGCCGGGGGTGCCCGGTCGGGCCGGCATCGGCGGAGGGGGAGGAGGCGATGGCCGCAGCGTCGCGCGTCCAGGGTGCCAGAGGGGTGTCCGCCAGCCGGTTCGCCGTCGCCGAGACGCCCGGAGGCACCGAGGCCACACGCCGGCCCGCCGTCGCCCGGAGCACCCGGGGCGCGGGGGTCGCCCACGGGCCCGCCGTCGCCGAGACGCCCGGTGCCGGCCGCCGTCCCGGGCGCGCGACGATCGACGGCCATGGCCCCGCCGCTGTTCGTCTACGGCACCCTCATGCCCGGCCACCTGCGGTGGGGGGTGCTCGAGCCCCACGCCGTCGGATGGCGCCCGGCCGCCGTCGAGGGCCACCTCTACGACTCGGGCCGCGGGTGGCCGGCCGCGGTGTTCACCCCCGGCGACGACCTGGTGCGGGGGTGGGCGGTCGACCTCCAACCCGAGGTGGTGGCCGTGGTCCTGGCTCACCTGGACGAGGTGGAGGGGGTGGCCGAGGGCCTGTTCCGCCGGATCGAGGTCACCCTCCTGGGCGGTGAACCCGTCACCGCCTACGAGCTGGCCACCCCGCCCGACGGCCTGGCCCGCATCGCCGAGTGGACCCCCGGCGACGAGGCCTGACCATCAGAGCTGCATGGCCTTGGTCTGGAGGAACTCCTCCAGGCCGTACTTGCCGAGCTCCCGGCCGTTGCCGGAGCTCTTGTAGCCGCCGAAGGGGGCCAGGGGGTTGAAGCTGCCCCCGTTGACCTCGACCTGGCCGGTGCGCAGGCGCCGGGCCACGGCCTGGGCCCGGTCCTTGTCGGCCCCCCAGACGCCGCCGGAGAGGCCGTAGGGGCTGTCGTTGGCGATGCGCACGGCGTCGTCCACGTCGTCGTAGGGGATGACCGTCAGCACCGGGCCGAAGATCTCCTCCTGGGCGATCCTCATCGAGTTGTCCACGCCGGCGAACACGGTCGGGCGCACGTAGTAGCCGGTGGGCAGGCCCTCGGGGGCCTCCACCCCGCCGGTGACCAGGGTGGCGCCCTCGTCGATGCCGGCCTGGATGTAGCCCCGCACCCGGTCCCGCTGGGCGTCGGAGATGACGGGGCCCAGGCGGCCGCCACCGGTGGCCGGGTCGCCCACGGTGTAGACGTCCTCCACCTCG
The sequence above is drawn from the Acidimicrobiales bacterium genome and encodes:
- a CDS encoding malate dehydrogenase; translation: MTTEPVRVAVTGAAGQIGYGLLFRIASGALLGPDTPIVLQMLEITPALGALEGVAMELDDCAFPLLADTVRTDDAEVAFGDADIVFFVGAMPRKAGMERADLLGANGGIFGPQGQALARAAKPEVRALVVGNPANTNALIALANAEGLDPRRITAMTRLDHNRAKAQLAARLGVSVNDVTKMTIWGNHSTTQYPDLVHAQVNGQSAFDAVGDEAWVADTYIPTVAKRGAAIIEARGASSAASAASAAIDHVRDWVQGTPEGDWVSMAVVSDGSYGVPEGLVSSFPCTTRDGEWEIVQGLDIDDFSRPRIDASAAELAEERDAVRELGLV
- a CDS encoding NAD(P)/FAD-dependent oxidoreductase — encoded protein: MARWSDLGRRALATAGAATRRRPVPVPPGVPTPRVAVIGSGFGGLGMAIRLQQAGITDVTVFEKADRLGGTWRDNTYPGSGCDVPSHLYSLSFAPNPGWTRRFPEQAEILGHLERTADDFDVRRLIRFGAEVTSLAFDDDTATWTVALADGTSHEVEAVVAATGQLNRPYVPALPGLETFAGPAFHSARWDHDLDLTGRHVGVVGIGASAIQFVPAIAEQVGSLTLFQRSVNYVAPKPDGPIGERSRWILRRFALARLAYRASVYLRFEWRFVAFKDGSRLGRLGQERFRHGLRKVVTPGLPESAVVPDDPLGCRRILISNDWYPTLHRPHVRVVTDPIDRVEPDAVVAGDTRHPVDTLIFGTGFRATDFLAPIHVTGRVGKVLADEWCDGARAHLGITVAGFPNLFMLYGPNTNLGHNSIIFMLERQIGYALRCIRRLAVDGLAWVDVRPEAQAASNTRLDEELRRTVWGGACHSWYKTASGRITNNWSTYTYRYWWRTRRPDPADFEAAPAPEPPAPAVDDPREQVPA
- the trmB gene encoding tRNA (guanosine(46)-N7)-methyltransferase TrmB, which gives rise to MRTTTKQRGRMSATKARALVELAPRYALGDAAASPLGTWLDRSFGRRAPRLLDVGTGTGEATVAWARAHPDQDVVAVELHRPGLARLLAGIDAAELDNVRVHEGDARDLLAGAGPGDLSAVRVLFPDPWPKRRHWPRRLVDGAFVARVADVLAPGGVLQVATDWAPYAEQVRAVLAAERRLGSPSAARPDRPVTAYEAAARAAGRPVVDLVTHRL
- a CDS encoding gamma-glutamylcyclotransferase family protein yields the protein MAPPLFVYGTLMPGHLRWGVLEPHAVGWRPAAVEGHLYDSGRGWPAAVFTPGDDLVRGWAVDLQPEVVAVVLAHLDEVEGVAEGLFRRIEVTLLGGEPVTAYELATPPDGLARIAEWTPGDEA